CATTGCTAAATGCGGCAGTAGACTCAAAACCCAAATATTCAGCTGCTTGTTGCTGAGAATATCCATCTTTCAAAAGCTCAATCGCTTTGATAGCTCTTAATTTTTGCCGCCAATCACTGAACCCCATCATAAAGCATTTATGAAATAGACGGTTGAGAGTACGGGTTGAAGCGCCGACTTGTTCACTCCATGTTTCTAAACTTATTTTGCATCCTGGATTTGTATGTAGCTCGGTCACAATGGGTAAAATCCTAGCATCCTGTGCACTTGGAATAAAAAAGTGGCACGTTGCAGCTGACGTTAATCTATCAATAAAGACATCGATAAATCGCTCGGTTTTGTCATCTAAATGGTAATCTTCCTGCCAAGTACAGATCTCCAGAATAAATTGCTTCAGTAGTTCATCTACCGCAATTAGCTTCGCTTTATTCCCTAACAACTCGGTGTATTTATTGTCGATATAGACACTACGAAAATCTCCACCGTAGCGGCAGTATGTTTCGTGAGGGAGGTTTGGTGGAAGCCATAATGCTTGGTCAGGAGGGATCACGAATGTGCCTTCTGGAGTCACTATTGTAATAACTCCATTACTTGTATATGCAAGTTGACCCCACTCATGTTGGTGTTGCTGAACATGCTCCCATTCCGCTTTTTTTACCGCTCTTGGCAGGATTGGTCGGCCAAGTGTTGGTTTTAAGAAGCGTTTATATTTGGGCTGAATACGCCAAGGAAAGGTTGTCTGTTTTGATGAAGAACTTGGCATAATTGTGTATATCAGAAATGAACGAGTGGCCATATTATAGCCATAACTTTTCAATAGTTGTGCTTTATGTGGAGATAATCATGAAGAATACTTCTCAAGGATGGCAAAGTCCTTTTAATTTCTTAGTGCTCGCTACCATTGTTATGGCCGTTACGTTCGCAGGCTGGATGGCCATGCTCAATAACTTTGCGATTGAAGCCGCAAACTTTAATGGCGCTAATATGGGAATGTTGCAATCCCTGCGTGAGATCCCCGGGTTTTTAGCGTTTACAGCGGTATTTGTTTTATTGGTGTTAAAGGAGCAGACCTTCGCACTGATCAGTTTATGTTTGTTATCGCTTGGCGTCGCCATTACGGGCTTGTTGCCTACTATTTATGGTTTGTATGTAACTACAGTGTTAATGTCGATAGGTTTTCACTATTTCGAGACGCTGAATCAATCTCTCAGTTTACAATGGTTCAATAAAGATGAGGCACCGGCCAAACTAGGTATCTTGCTCTCTATTAAATCCATCGCTTCTCTGATCACCTATGCGGTAATATGGCTAGGTTTTAGCTACTTTTCTGCGGACTATCAGTGGATGTATCTGCTCATTGGAGGGGTTGGCTTTGTCATTGCGCTATTTATGTTTATCGGCTTTCCAGCCTTTGAAATGCATACTACGCAGCATAAAAAGCTCATTTTGAGAAAAGAGTACGGCCTATATTACGCCTTAATTTTCTTCTCGGGTGCGAGACGACAAATATTTATGGTGTTTGCGGGTTTCTTAATGGTGGAAAAGTTTGGTTTTGATGTTGCACAGATCACCGCGCTTTATATGTTGAATCATTTGATAAACATATTTATCGCCCCCAAGATTGGTCAAATGATTGGGCATATTGGTGAGCGTAAAACACTGACAATGGAATATGTGGGACTAATTTTTGTATTTATTGGTTATGCATTAGTAGAGTCAGCAAGCTTTGCAGCAGCGCTTTATGTCATCGACCATCTGTTTTTTGCGATGGCCATTGCACTTAAAACTTATTTTCAAAAAATTGCTCGGCCAGAAGATATCGCAGCAACAGCTGGGGTTAGCTTTACCATTAACCATATTGCAGCAGTAGTGATCCCTGCAAGCTTTGGCTTAGTATGGTTATACGATCAATCCTTAGTATTTTACTTTGGTGCTGTACTTGCGGTGTGCTCATTGGTGTTGAGCCAGTTTGTGAATACAGCAAATGTGCAGGATAAGCTGGCTAAACCCGTGTGATGCAGGAGCATCACACGAATAGTGACGTTGCAGTTTAGATACTGCGACCACACCAAACAACACGCCCTGCAATGCCGTGACTGTCGGCATTATCAGTGGTGATCTCCCAGCTCGGGTAATCGGGGTTATCACTGATCACTTTGAGCTGAGAGTGCTTTTGTTGCAATCGCTTAGCCATTAGCCCCTCTTCCGTTTGAATGATATAAACCGCATCTTTACTGGGTTGATTCTGTGAAAGGTCAACGAGCACCATGTCGCCGTCTAGCAACGTGGGCTGCATACTATCACCACGGATAGAGACAAAGGCGAGCTTCTCTGAATACACGCCAAGATGGGAGTTTAGCCAACGACGGTTGAGTGCAAACTGCTCGGTGACTTCTTCATGACCAATTACACTACCCATACCTGCACTGGCCTCAATATCAAGTTTAGGTATGAGGGTAAGTTCATCTTTAAACTGACCTTGTGGTTTATCTAAGGGTTGTTCACCGGTAAGTAACCAGTTCAGATCAATGGCAAATAGGCTATAAAGGTGCTCAAGATATATCATTGAAGGGCGACTTAAGCCGCGACAAATACGGTAAATATGGGAAGGGGATTTACCTGTTAGCTGGGCAAATTGGCGCTTATTGCCGCCTGCAAATTGCTCGACTAAGGTTATAAATCGTCTTGAAAATGCCGTACTCATCTCTTAATTATTCTCTTTATAGCGCCTAAACCCGCAAGCATACTGAGCTAAGCCTTATCTGTACAGTCTCGCTGCACTAGTTGGACATTTTATAAACGAGCATAATCAAGGACGAATAATGGCCTAAAGAGAGGGGTTATTTCATTAGACTAAGGTCGTAGTGAGTTGGGTTGTACGAAATTTGTCCATGCTGGTAGGCTAGAATCGCAAGTTAACATTTATTTAAACTCGGCAAGACTTGCTTTAGCCGACATACAACATGGAAAAAGGTAATGAAATATACAAATTTATTAATTGCACTTCCGCTCTTGGGCGCGATGGAAGTTGCACTAGCGGTAGACTGTAGCAACTTAACGCAATGGCAATCACAGCAAGTATATACAGGTGGCGACGCAGTCACTTATCAATCAACTAAATACACCGCGAAATGGTGGACGCAAAACCAAAACCCTGCCCAAAATTCCAATACTTATGGTGTCTGGCAAGCCAATGGCGGTTGTGATCCGGTAACGCCATTGCCCCAAGTTTCGGTTACCTCTCCAAGCAGTAACGCACGAGTGTTAGTGGGTTCATCAGTTAGCCTAGCGGCGGCAGTAAGCCATCCGCAAAACACAGCAATCGACAGTGTTGAATTCTATCTCGATGGCACGCTTGTCGCCTCTGACAACAGTGCGCCTTATGAGGTGATGTGGCAAGCGCAGGGGCTAGGTAATCGCGCATTAACTGTCTATGCAACTGATGTATCTGGGGCACGAGGTGAATCGAGTGCGGTGAACTTCAGTGTTGTGTCTGACGAGGTTCCTCCTGGCGACCCTAATTTTAAAATTGTCGGCTATTTCCCAAGTTGGCAGGGGGCAGTGAGTGATATTCAGTTTGATAAACTCACCCATATCAATTACTCATTTTTACTACCCAATGCAGATGGCACACTGAGACCGCTTGAAAATTTAAGCAAAATGACAGCGCTAGTAAATTCGGCCCATGCCAACAATGTAAAGGTGGGGATTGCCATTGGTGGCTGGAACGGGGGTGACGATAGTGCATTCGAGACATTCGCCAGTTCACAGCAAGGTAGAGCCCGTTTCGTGCAAGAGGTCATTGCGTTTGTAGAGCAGCATAATCTAGATGGCGTTGATATGGATTGGGAATATCCAGATCCCGGTGCTTCGGCAAATAACTATGCATTACTGATGAAGGAACTAAGCGTTGAGTTACGCGCCAGAGGTAAATTTTTGACGGCTGCCGTGGTGGCGCTTGGCTATACCGGTGGTGGCGTGTTGGAATCTGTATTCCAAGATATCGACTTTTTAAATTTGATGGCGTACGACGCGAACAATACTGATCATGCTTCTATGCAATATGCCAAAGATTCTATTGCTTACTGGCAAGGTCGTGGGCTCAGTAAAGAAAAAACGGTATTGGGCGTACCATTTTACGCAAGACCTACTTGGAAAGCGTATCGCACCTTACTACAAGAGAACCCTGCTAATGCCTGTCGCGATAGTGATGGTAGCAGCTACTACAATGGTATCCCGACGATCCGCGCAAAAACGCAGTACGCTAAGCTCAATGCCGGTGGCATTATGAATTGGGAGCTATCCCATGACAGTAATGGCCCTGCGTCGTTATTAACAGCGAAATGGGAAGTTGCTAATGGTGTAACACCAAGCTATCAATGTCAGTAAATTATTACTTATAACTCAGCTCAGCGGCGAGTGAGAGCTGGCCGTTGAGTATACAGAGAGTTTGACTGGGAAATAGGCTAACTACATATTTTTATAATATCTAGCCTATATATGGTGGGAAATGTTTATAAGCAGCGTTCCAGTACGCTGCAGGTAACAGCTGGTGAACTCGGACGTTGGCACCAGTAATCATTATTAGTCGTTTCACACATAACGCCCGTTTCTGGTCCCCTACCACCCGCTGCTTGCGGTGTTAGTTTTATGGCAAGTTGACTTTGTTGATAATCTAATTGTTTTAGTTTTTTCTTTGCTAGGGTAAGTTTCATATTATTTTCCTTTGAAATACTAGGTTATTTCACCCTACGGCATAGTTTACTAAATGTACAGACCAAAGCGGTGACTACTCAACTGCGGGGTAGCCACCTGATGCTTAAAGCGCTTTAAAGCGAATGGCGGCACCGCCGCCGGCAGCTAGTTTTAACGTCAGCTTGTCATTACTCGTGACCTTTTGACGATAAATATTCATCTCGTAAGGGTTTTGTTTCCATTCGGCTCTATCACCGTCCGCGTAGATTTGTGCTTCGAAGGCTTTACCTGGCTCCAGGAAATCTAAAGCAATAGGAATTTCTCTCGCTTCCTCGTCAGTCACAGCACCCAAGAACCAGTCATTGCCACTATATTGTTTATATTTGCGCTCCTTTCTGGCAAAAACAACATAATCTCCCACTTCTCCTGCAAGGGCGATACTGCTTTCCCAGTCAGTGGGGACGTCTTTGATAAACTGGAAGGCATCTGGCTTGGCGAGGTAATTTTCTGGTAAATCGGCCGCCATTTGAATTGGGCTATAAAGCACAACATAAAGCGCTAATTGCTTGGCTAGGGTGGTTTGTGGGCGGTTGGTTTTATCGCCAAGGCCGTTAAAGCCCATGTCAAATATGCCCGGAGTAAAGTCCATAGGTCCTGCTAACATGCGCGTAAAGGCAAGCATTGGCACGTGCTCCGGAGGGTTTGGTGGTGTGCCCCATGCGTTAAACTCTTGCCCTCTTGCCCCTTCTCTCGCAATCCAGTTTGGATAGGTACGACGCAGGCCGGTATCTTTGATTGGTTCATGTGTATTGATACTGATCTTGTGTTTGGCTGCGAGTTTGATGTTGTCTAAGTACTCATTTGCCATAAATTGACCGTCGTGCCATTCGAATCTGGCATTGCCCTCGGCATCAATGCGTTTGATGTTGCCGCCATCGGCTACGTAACCGGTTTTAACTTGGCGAACGCCTGCTTTTTCGTAGAGTGCGAAAGCCGCCTCCATTTGATTACGATAGTTGCTGACGTTACCAGACGTCTCGTGATGACCAATTAGGCGTGCACCTACTTTTTCTCCGTGCTTGGCTATTTCGTCAATATTAAAGTCAGCATAGGCGTCGGTAAAGCTAAAGACATCACCGTTGAAGAACCAGTCGCCATCCCAGCCTATATTCCACCCTTCAACCAACACGCCATCAAAGCCATTGTCAGCGGCAAAGCTCAAATATTCTTTAGTGCGCGCCGTAGTCGCCCCATGCTTATCGCCGCTGCCCCAAGTATTTTTGTTGATGTGCATGCCCCACCAAATACCGATGTATTTACCCGGCTCAACCCAGGATACATCACCGAGCTTATTTGGTTCGTTGAGGTTTAAAATAAGATGAGAGTTAAGCAAGTCGGTGGCTTCATCGCCTATTTGCAGGGTGCGCCAAGGTGTATTGAACTTACCATTGGTTTTGACCGCAACGCCATCTGACCAAGGTGTCAGATCAGCAACAAATGTTCCTGGGCGACGCTGGTTTAAGGTCATACCCGCATAGTCAATTAGGGCCGCTTCATGCACACTGATATGAACCCCGTCTTGATTCTTTAAGGTAAACGGGGTGTGCACATGTGGGGCATCGTGCAGTGGTGTGGTGTTGTATACATATTCATAGCGATTCCAGCCACGAGCGGGGATCCACCACGCGGTACTTTTATCGCTTTGTGCAAAGGCGAACTCGGTTAACTCTCTGGTGATATAAAGCGCTTGATTTTGGGCAACCTCATAACGGAAGCCGACACCATCATCAAATACTTTTACCCGTACAATATATTGCGGCGACTTGTCCGTCTGCTTGGTAAAAGTGACAGCAAGCTCATTGTGTTTATCTTGGATCACTCGGGCTTCGCCCCAGGGCTGTTGCCAACTGCTATCGACGCTATAGCGCTGATGTGTTGTGATATTTAAGCCATCACGCATCGATGCAGCTCTGGCGAAATCAAAACCAAGTTTAGACGGTTGAATAATGGTTTTGTCGTTAAAGCTGACTTGGTAGGTCGGCTGGCTGTTATCATCACTCAAAGTAAAAGTGATTTTGCCATCTGGCGAGCTCACAGCTAAAGATGCGGCAAAGCTCGTAGTTGTAAACCAGCTTAATCCGATCAGGGAAAGTGACATGAGGCGCATAGTGTTTCCTTTTTGTTGTCAGCACGAAAATTCGTGTTCTTTTACACATAAGCTAAGCTTACTGTTGTATGCTCACGTTCACGTAAAAGTTGCATACGTATTCATGCTGTAAATGCGATGAATGTAATAATTATTCCGCTCGGTCTAGTGTAGACAAGCTAAGAAAAATAATAAGGATAGGTTGAACTGCTGATGCTAAACCTAACGATTTTTGGGCGTATTGCTGTTGTGCTGGCAATGCTACAAACCTGTCTAGTCAATGCCCTTGAAGTACAAATTGTCGATGGTGATAAACGGCCACTAGCGAATGCAGCTGTGTGGTTGCAAGGGGATGGTTTTGGTGAAAATAGTGCCACGCTAGAATATAAAATGGGGCAAAAGGATAAAGCATTTGTACCACATATTTTGATGGTGCAAGTAGGGACACAAGTCTCATTTCCGAATTTAGATCCCATTCTGCACCACGTCTATTCCTTCTCTGCTGCAAAGCCGTTCGAGCTCAAGTTGTATCGTGATGACCCAAAATACGTATTATTTGATCAAATAGGTGTAGTTGAGCTTGGCTGCAATATTCACGATTGGATGCTAGGTTATATCGTAGTTGTAAATAGCCCATTATTTGCGGTGACGGATAGCAGCGGTAAAGTATCGATCGACCTAAATATTGATCAAGTCGGCGCACTGAATCTGAATGTGTGGCATGAAAGATTCGAAAATATAGACAAAATAGAACAGCATTCGCTTTCCGCTGTGAACAACACTCAAGCAATTACCTATCAAATTAAGCAAACACTGGTTGCTCCACTTAAGGACTTCTCCGATGACTTCGATGATTACTAAGCTAAGTGCCGCCCTGGCATTATTTGTCATGGGGCAAACAGGAGCAGTTGAGATTTCTGGACAAGGGCAACTGCAAACGACCTGGCAGCATGATGATAATCATAAAGCTTGGTATCAGCCTGGATGGGGTGTTACGCGTTTTGGTAAAGGGGAGTCAGATATTACGCTTAGTCGTGGGGCTATTGATTGGCGTGTAGATTTTTCCAGCGCTTGGTCTTTGCACGGAGTAACACAGTATGTGTCAGACCCAGATGATAAGCTCGGTTTTACAGAACTGTATTTGCAATATCGAACACTGCCTAAAAACGGCCGTCGCGTTATTGTGCGAGCGGGTGGATTTTATCCGAAGTTTTCTGTTGAGAACCCAGATATTGGCTGGTCATCACCTTATACATACCAGTATTCGGCTATCAACGCTTGGATAGGTGAGGAAGTGCGGGTATTTGGTGGTGAAGTCGCAATTGAGCAGCCTAAGACGCATCGTAGCCGAGGTCAGGGATTCAAAGGCGTGTTTGGTGTCTTTAAGGGCAATGATCCAGCTGGCACCTTGCTCGCATGGCGAGGCTTCACCGTACATGACAGGCAGTCGGTGTTCAATGAAAGCCTTCCCTTTGCAGCTGTGGAGTCGTTGAACACACCACAGCTACAACTTCAAGCACAGCATGTTGAACCGTTTTCTGAAGTAGATGGCCGGTTTGGTTATTATGTTGGGTATCATCGCGACTTTTCAAACCGCAGTAAAATCAATGTCTATTGGTATGATAATAATGGCGATCCAAGTAAGATCAATTACCGAATCGGGCAGTATGCATGGGACACTAAATTTATCAGCGCGGCTTGGCGTTATAAGTTGACGTTGAAAACACAGTTACTGATCCAAGGCATGGCTGGTAGTACTGCAATGGGTGGTAATCGTGGAGTCGATATCGATTTTAATAGTTGGTTTTTGTTGCTGAGCCACAAGTTTGACGATTGGCGTTTTAGTGTGCGAGCGGAACAATTTAAAGTCATTGATAAAGACGACTGGCAGTTCGACCCAAACCAAAGTGATGGTCATGCACTGACCGCTGCTGTGAAGTGTCAAATTAATAGCAGTTGGCTGGTGGGTGGTGAACTTTTGAATCTAACAACCACAGTTGCAAACAGAGAGGCATTTAATGGTAAGCCTAAGCAAACCGATAATGTGTGGCGACTCAGCGCTGAGTATCGATTTAATTTATAACAATAAGCGTGACGCCCAAGGTGTCACGCTTATTCATACCATATAATACGTTAATCCAGTAGACGATTAATGCCGTTTAATGCTGCAACGCGATAGGCTTCGGCCATTGTTGGATAGTTAAAGGTAGTATTAATAAAGTACTCGATGTTATTACCCGTCCCTTTTTGTTCCATAATGGCTTGGCCGATATGGATGATCTCGGATGCACGTTCACCAAAGCAGTGAATACCTAATATTTCTTTGGTTTCTGCATGGAACAAAATTTTCAAGCTACCGACTTCAGTGCCTGTGATCTGTGCCCGAGCCAAGTGTTTAAACTGGGCGCGACCCACTTCATAGGGAATGCGCGCAGCGGTAAGCTCTTGCTCGGTTTTACCAACAGAGCTCATTTCTGGAATGGTGTAAATGCCAGTTGGGATGTCGGTTATCAAACGATCATCACAGGCACCGTGCACAATCGCATTGGCCGCAATACGGCCTTGATCGAACGCTGCGCTGGCTAGGCTTGGATAGCCAATCACATCTCCAACTGCGAAAATGTTTTCCACTTCGGTTTGATAGTGTTCGTTGACTTTAAGCTGGCCGCGGCTATCAGCTTTTAGACCTACGCTTGTAAGGTTGAGTGTTTCTGTATTACCGGAGCGACCATTGGCCCACAAAATACAGTCAGCGCGCACTTTCTTGCCAGACTGTAGATGCACAATAACCCCTTTATCATGGGTCTCTACTTTAGCAAACTCCTCATTATGGCGAATAACAATGCCATTATTCCAAAAGTGATAACTGAGTGCGTCAGAGATCTCGGCATCCATGAAGGCCAATAAGCGGTCGCGGGTGTTGATAAGGTCTACCTTTGCGCCAAGCCCTTTAAAGATTGAGGCATATTCACAGCCTATTACCCCCGCGCCGTATATCAGCACGCGTTGAGGATTATGCTCAAGGCTTAAAATAGTGTCGCTGTCGTAGACGCGAGGGTGGTTAAAATCAACGCCTGGTGGGCGGTATGGACGCGAGCCTGTGGCAATCACAATAGTTTTAGCGGTGAGTAACTCTTGCGAACCATCTTGATGAGTGACTTGTACCGTATGCGCGTCAACAAAACTGGCATCGCCTTGAAATAAGTGAATGCGGTTACGGCCATAGAAGCTAGAACGTAATGTTGACTGTTTTGAGATCACATCACTGGCATGGTGCAAAATGTCTTGAAAGGTATGACGCTGTGGGCGCTCGGTAAAACGATAAAGCGGGTTCGCTTTATACTCAATTAAACGACTGACAGAATGGCGAAGGGCTTTAGAAGGAATGGTGCCCCAGTGAACACAGCCACCGCCCACCGCATGCTGACGTTCGATAACGGCAACTTTTTTACCACTTTTTGAGAGGTTCATGGCGGCGCCTTCGCCGCCGGGCCCAGTGCCTATAATAATGGCATCGTATTGATAGGATTGTGGAACAGTTTCGGTTTTCTCTGCAGCTTTTTTGCTCACGGCCTCACCCCTTAAGTTGTTGAGGCCGCTGAACGTTATGCCGTTTTCAGTAGCCTCGAATTTAGTGCAATCCAAGCTTGTTTTTGGTTTTGCCAAGCTTGTTCTAACTCTTTATATTGTTGCATCAGTGCGGAATGTTCGCATTGTGCACGTACGGCTTCCTTTTTGGCTTCGAGTACCTGCTTTTGCACAGTACAGTAGTTTTGAAGCTTTTTAAGAAGTAAATCATACTCTTGTTGTAACAATGTAAGCTTATCTTGCGCCAAAGGCAATTTTGCGAGACTGACTTTAGTCTTATTCAACAAGGTCTCCGCCTTGGCTTTTTCAATGCGTTCAACCGGAGTGCGTTTTAGCTTACTAGCAAGGCCAAGCGCTGCAAAAGTGCGGATCAGCCATTTAGTTGGGTCATAATGATACCAGCGAATGCCATTACGGTAGTCGCTCGCGAAAATATGATGGAAGTTATGATAGCCTTCACCGTAAGTGAATAGGGCCAACAGGCCGTTGTCTCTCGCAGTATTTTTTTCGGTATAAGGGCGACTGCCCCAAATGTGCGCCAATGAATTGATAAAGAAAGTAAAGTGTTGACTCAATACGAGTCTAAGCACGCCGGCCAATAGCAGCATGCCAAGTACATTACCTAACAATAGCCCAAGCACTAAAGGGATACCAATGTTAGTAAGCCATACTAACTTCATATAGTGTTTGTGTTGCCACATCACGATAGGGTTACGTTGTAAGTCTCTGGCGTTGTTATAATCACCGTACGTATCGCCTTGATAATCTCTTAGCATCCAGCCGATATGGCTATACCAGAACCCTCGTGTTGCGGCGTATGGATCTTTTACTGGGTCGTCGACTTGACCGTGGTGCACACGGTGATCGCTACTCCAATGTAATATACTGTTTTGTAAAGCGAATGCGCCACCCAACGCAAAAATAACTTGAATTACAGGATGGGCGTCATAGGCTTTATGCGCCCACAAGCGGTGATATCCAGCAGTGATCGACAGACCGGCGTAAAACATACAGGCAACAAAGGCTACCCAGTGGCTGGTGGTATAACCATATTCAAAGCCATACCAAGGCACCAAAGTGATCGCAGCTAAAAACGATAAGCTAAAGAACAGCACATTGGTCCATAAAATGGGTGGTTTTTTCATCAATTAATCTCAAAATCTAATTTCAGCGTACAACTGTACGCTAAAATAGTATTTCATTCTTGCTGCGTCAAGGTTTAGACTGCGGTTTATTGTTCTTATTTTTCGAAGCGAATTGGGGAAAGTCCATGGCTGGTGTACGCGCCCAACAAAAACAGAAGACCCGTCAAGCGCTTATCGAAGCGGCATTTAATCAACTAAGTGCAGAGCATAGTTTCTCGAATTTAAGTTTGCGCGAGGTAGCGAGAGAGGCGGGTATTGCACCCACTTCCTTTTATCGTCACTTCAAAGATATGAACGAGCTCGGGCTGACTATGGTAGATGAAGCGGGCTTAACCTTGCGACAATTAATGCGTCAAGCAAGGCGTCGCATCGCTAAAGGTGGCAGCGTGATCAATACTTCTGTGCACACCTTTATGGAGTTTATTGAACAGTCGAGCAACCAGTTTCGTTTGTTACTACGAGAGCGATCAGGCACTTCCCCTGCGTTTCGTGCCGCGGTTGCCAGAGAAATAAAGCATTTTATCTTAGAGCTTGCTCATTACCTTGAAACAGAAACGGGAGTCGACGCTCATCATGCTCACATGCAAGCCGAAGCGATGGTAACCTTAGTGTTTAGTTCAGGTGCGGAGGCTTTGGACCAAGATCCTCCCCAACGTGCTGAACTGACCGAGCGTTTGAAATGGCAGTTACGATATATCGCAAAAGGTGCCTCTGGTTATGCAAAACACCCAGAGCCAATAAAAAAGTAGCCTAAATTGGCTATTTTTTTATTGGTAATTAAAATTCAAAATTACCC
The sequence above is a segment of the Pseudoalteromonas piscicida genome. Coding sequences within it:
- a CDS encoding methylamine utilization protein — protein: MLNLTIFGRIAVVLAMLQTCLVNALEVQIVDGDKRPLANAAVWLQGDGFGENSATLEYKMGQKDKAFVPHILMVQVGTQVSFPNLDPILHHVYSFSAAKPFELKLYRDDPKYVLFDQIGVVELGCNIHDWMLGYIVVVNSPLFAVTDSSGKVSIDLNIDQVGALNLNVWHERFENIDKIEQHSLSAVNNTQAITYQIKQTLVAPLKDFSDDFDDY
- a CDS encoding AraC family transcriptional regulator translates to MPSSSSKQTTFPWRIQPKYKRFLKPTLGRPILPRAVKKAEWEHVQQHQHEWGQLAYTSNGVITIVTPEGTFVIPPDQALWLPPNLPHETYCRYGGDFRSVYIDNKYTELLGNKAKLIAVDELLKQFILEICTWQEDYHLDDKTERFIDVFIDRLTSAATCHFFIPSAQDARILPIVTELHTNPGCKISLETWSEQVGASTRTLNRLFHKCFMMGFSDWRQKLRAIKAIELLKDGYSQQQAAEYLGFESTAAFSNAFKKVFGKPPGQYLKK
- a CDS encoding XRE family transcriptional regulator — encoded protein: MSTAFSRRFITLVEQFAGGNKRQFAQLTGKSPSHIYRICRGLSRPSMIYLEHLYSLFAIDLNWLLTGEQPLDKPQGQFKDELTLIPKLDIEASAGMGSVIGHEEVTEQFALNRRWLNSHLGVYSEKLAFVSIRGDSMQPTLLDGDMVLVDLSQNQPSKDAVYIIQTEEGLMAKRLQQKHSQLKVISDNPDYPSWEITTDNADSHGIAGRVVWCGRSI
- the sthA gene encoding Si-specific NAD(P)(+) transhydrogenase; this encodes MSKKAAEKTETVPQSYQYDAIIIGTGPGGEGAAMNLSKSGKKVAVIERQHAVGGGCVHWGTIPSKALRHSVSRLIEYKANPLYRFTERPQRHTFQDILHHASDVISKQSTLRSSFYGRNRIHLFQGDASFVDAHTVQVTHQDGSQELLTAKTIVIATGSRPYRPPGVDFNHPRVYDSDTILSLEHNPQRVLIYGAGVIGCEYASIFKGLGAKVDLINTRDRLLAFMDAEISDALSYHFWNNGIVIRHNEEFAKVETHDKGVIVHLQSGKKVRADCILWANGRSGNTETLNLTSVGLKADSRGQLKVNEHYQTEVENIFAVGDVIGYPSLASAAFDQGRIAANAIVHGACDDRLITDIPTGIYTIPEMSSVGKTEQELTAARIPYEVGRAQFKHLARAQITGTEVGSLKILFHAETKEILGIHCFGERASEIIHIGQAIMEQKGTGNNIEYFINTTFNYPTMAEAYRVAALNGINRLLD
- a CDS encoding MFS transporter, translating into MKNTSQGWQSPFNFLVLATIVMAVTFAGWMAMLNNFAIEAANFNGANMGMLQSLREIPGFLAFTAVFVLLVLKEQTFALISLCLLSLGVAITGLLPTIYGLYVTTVLMSIGFHYFETLNQSLSLQWFNKDEAPAKLGILLSIKSIASLITYAVIWLGFSYFSADYQWMYLLIGGVGFVIALFMFIGFPAFEMHTTQHKKLILRKEYGLYYALIFFSGARRQIFMVFAGFLMVEKFGFDVAQITALYMLNHLINIFIAPKIGQMIGHIGERKTLTMEYVGLIFVFIGYALVESASFAAALYVIDHLFFAMAIALKTYFQKIARPEDIAATAGVSFTINHIAAVVIPASFGLVWLYDQSLVFYFGAVLAVCSLVLSQFVNTANVQDKLAKPV
- a CDS encoding glycosyl hydrolase family 18 protein, coding for MKYTNLLIALPLLGAMEVALAVDCSNLTQWQSQQVYTGGDAVTYQSTKYTAKWWTQNQNPAQNSNTYGVWQANGGCDPVTPLPQVSVTSPSSNARVLVGSSVSLAAAVSHPQNTAIDSVEFYLDGTLVASDNSAPYEVMWQAQGLGNRALTVYATDVSGARGESSAVNFSVVSDEVPPGDPNFKIVGYFPSWQGAVSDIQFDKLTHINYSFLLPNADGTLRPLENLSKMTALVNSAHANNVKVGIAIGGWNGGDDSAFETFASSQQGRARFVQEVIAFVEQHNLDGVDMDWEYPDPGASANNYALLMKELSVELRARGKFLTAAVVALGYTGGGVLESVFQDIDFLNLMAYDANNTDHASMQYAKDSIAYWQGRGLSKEKTVLGVPFYARPTWKAYRTLLQENPANACRDSDGSSYYNGIPTIRAKTQYAKLNAGGIMNWELSHDSNGPASLLTAKWEVANGVTPSYQCQ
- a CDS encoding glycoside hydrolase family 97 protein, with product MSLSLIGLSWFTTTSFAASLAVSSPDGKITFTLSDDNSQPTYQVSFNDKTIIQPSKLGFDFARAASMRDGLNITTHQRYSVDSSWQQPWGEARVIQDKHNELAVTFTKQTDKSPQYIVRVKVFDDGVGFRYEVAQNQALYITRELTEFAFAQSDKSTAWWIPARGWNRYEYVYNTTPLHDAPHVHTPFTLKNQDGVHISVHEAALIDYAGMTLNQRRPGTFVADLTPWSDGVAVKTNGKFNTPWRTLQIGDEATDLLNSHLILNLNEPNKLGDVSWVEPGKYIGIWWGMHINKNTWGSGDKHGATTARTKEYLSFAADNGFDGVLVEGWNIGWDGDWFFNGDVFSFTDAYADFNIDEIAKHGEKVGARLIGHHETSGNVSNYRNQMEAAFALYEKAGVRQVKTGYVADGGNIKRIDAEGNARFEWHDGQFMANEYLDNIKLAAKHKISINTHEPIKDTGLRRTYPNWIAREGARGQEFNAWGTPPNPPEHVPMLAFTRMLAGPMDFTPGIFDMGFNGLGDKTNRPQTTLAKQLALYVVLYSPIQMAADLPENYLAKPDAFQFIKDVPTDWESSIALAGEVGDYVVFARKERKYKQYSGNDWFLGAVTDEEAREIPIALDFLEPGKAFEAQIYADGDRAEWKQNPYEMNIYRQKVTSNDKLTLKLAAGGGAAIRFKAL
- a CDS encoding acyl-CoA desaturase, translated to MKKPPILWTNVLFFSLSFLAAITLVPWYGFEYGYTTSHWVAFVACMFYAGLSITAGYHRLWAHKAYDAHPVIQVIFALGGAFALQNSILHWSSDHRVHHGQVDDPVKDPYAATRGFWYSHIGWMLRDYQGDTYGDYNNARDLQRNPIVMWQHKHYMKLVWLTNIGIPLVLGLLLGNVLGMLLLAGVLRLVLSQHFTFFINSLAHIWGSRPYTEKNTARDNGLLALFTYGEGYHNFHHIFASDYRNGIRWYHYDPTKWLIRTFAALGLASKLKRTPVERIEKAKAETLLNKTKVSLAKLPLAQDKLTLLQQEYDLLLKKLQNYCTVQKQVLEAKKEAVRAQCEHSALMQQYKELEQAWQNQKQAWIALNSRLLKTA